The Ornithinimicrobium faecis genome includes a window with the following:
- a CDS encoding alpha-hydroxy acid oxidase, translating to MCGRWLDALEGRAAEALPASVHRYIRQGSRDGVSAAEAVTAWRDLRFRPHVLTDVTHVQTAVTLLGTPVSAPIAVAPSTFQKAVHPDGELAMATATRDAGSLLVVSSNAGTPFADIGATGVPWWLQIYLPADRSLALPTLERAASAGARALVLTVDTPVVGTKHDNGPTIWEETDPALLRVNFEEDTHDLPGFAKATDLGPRDIAWLHDRTGLPVVVKGVLRGDDAVRSVEAGAAAVWVSNHGGRQLDRSISTAHALPAVVEAIGARAEVYVDGGLRTGLDVLSALTLGARATFLGRLPLWALVEGSAAVLRMHKELREELVESMRLAGVTDLAAAGTLRD from the coding sequence ATGTGCGGACGATGGCTCGATGCGCTGGAGGGTCGGGCCGCTGAGGCGCTGCCCGCTTCGGTGCACCGCTACATCCGACAGGGGTCCCGGGACGGTGTGAGTGCTGCAGAGGCAGTGACCGCGTGGCGCGACCTCCGTTTCCGGCCTCACGTGCTCACCGACGTCACGCACGTGCAGACCGCCGTGACACTTCTCGGGACACCGGTCTCCGCGCCCATCGCGGTGGCCCCGTCCACCTTCCAGAAGGCCGTTCACCCCGACGGGGAGCTGGCCATGGCAACAGCAACCCGGGATGCTGGCTCTCTCCTTGTGGTTTCGAGCAATGCGGGCACGCCGTTCGCCGACATCGGTGCCACCGGGGTGCCGTGGTGGCTGCAGATCTACCTCCCAGCCGACCGATCCCTTGCACTGCCGACACTGGAGCGTGCAGCGTCCGCCGGAGCACGTGCGCTCGTGCTGACCGTCGACACGCCCGTGGTGGGCACCAAGCACGACAACGGCCCCACCATCTGGGAGGAGACCGATCCGGCGCTTCTGCGCGTGAACTTCGAGGAGGACACCCATGACCTGCCAGGTTTCGCCAAGGCCACCGACCTCGGTCCACGTGACATCGCGTGGTTGCACGACCGCACCGGACTGCCGGTCGTCGTCAAGGGCGTGCTGCGCGGAGACGACGCCGTGCGCAGTGTGGAGGCGGGAGCCGCGGCCGTCTGGGTCTCCAATCACGGTGGGCGACAACTCGATCGCAGCATCTCGACGGCACACGCCCTTCCTGCGGTCGTGGAGGCCATCGGGGCGCGGGCCGAGGTGTATGTGGACGGGGGTCTGCGCACTGGCCTTGACGTCCTGTCGGCGCTCACCCTCGGAGCACGCGCCACCTTCCTCGGCCGGCTTCCGTTGTGGGCCCTCGTGGAGGGGTCGGCTGCTGTGCTGCGCATGCACAAGGAGCTCCGGGAGGAGCTGGTCGAGTCGATGCGGTTAGCGGGCGTCACCGATCTCGCGGCAGCCGGCACGCTGCGGGACTGA